DNA from Desulfobacterales bacterium:
CCCGGGTTCCGCAGCTATGATAACAGAGCGTGCAATCGGTAAAGATTTCTTTTTTTTCACCCATAGCGCCATCCTTGATATTGAGGAGGTTATCGAAGCACCCTGGCTTTTGGAAGAAAAGTTCGACTACCGGCCAGGGATAGGCTGGGAAGAAAACAGATCTGTCTATTTTGCTTTAGCTTTTCTGACAATCCTTCTTTCTTCCTCGGCGATAGGCGGCGGGACCGGCTCGCCGATCATCTGATCCACCGCACCAAAACGAGGGGGGCACACGTCAAAGCAGGTGCCGCACTTAATACAGATCTCCTGGTCAATGAGATGGATCTGGTTCTTGCCGCCTGAAATCGCCTCCACCGGGCATCTTTTGCGGCAGATCATACAGGCCTGGCATTTTTCCGGATTAATATAGTAAGAGACGACTTCATGAAACAACTTGTCGATCTCTTCTTCAGAGAACAATGCCTCATAATCGGCTTCTTTTTCAAGACGGGATTGCAATTTTTTTCTTTTGGCAATCTTGATATAGGGAACCAGCTTGCGAACGTCATCAATTTTGGTCTTTAATTCAGCTGGATCGATGCCCTCGCTTTCGCCCAGCGGGCCTATCTCTTTTATTCTCTTACTGAAATCGTCGACCACTTCGGTAAAAATGTTTCCTTCACCCGAAGACATGAATTCGATTCGCAGTCTTTCCGGATTCATCCCCAGGTGCGCCATGATTTTTTTGCTTAGCAGCACCATGTTAAGGGCATCGTAATTGCCATGGGTAATGTAGTTGCATTCATTCAGGCGGCAGCCGCCCAGAAACACCCCATCCATGCCGTTCGAAAAGGCGCGCAGCACAAATTCAAGGTCGACTCGGCCGGAACACATCACCCGAACAAGCCTGATTTCAGTTGAGTATTGCAGTC
Protein-coding regions in this window:
- a CDS encoding hydrogenase iron-sulfur subunit, whose translation is MSAALKFKPNILGFVCHWUAYGAADMAGVSRLQYSTEIRLVRVMCSGRVDLEFVLRAFSNGMDGVFLGGCRLNECNYITHGNYDALNMVLLSKKIMAHLGMNPERLRIEFMSSGEGNIFTEVVDDFSKRIKEIGPLGESEGIDPAELKTKIDDVRKLVPYIKIAKRKKLQSRLEKEADYEALFSEEEIDKLFHEVVSYYINPEKCQACMICRKRCPVEAISGGKNQIHLIDQEICIKCGTCFDVCPPRFGAVDQMIGEPVPPPIAEEERRIVRKAKAK